The Methanobrevibacter sp. sequence ATTAACGAGACCATAGATATTATGGTAGAGGATATTCTTGAAAAATTTGGTGGTATAAACAATGTTGAACAAGAAAGTTAAAGACATCATGACTACTGAAATAATAACAACTACTTCAGACATTGATGTTGTAAATGCATTTGAAAAATTAATGGAATATAAAATTAGTTCTCTTCCAGTTGTTGAGGACGGAAAATTGATTGGAATTATAACTGCAACTGATGTTGGACATAATTTGATTCTAGATAAGTATGAATTAGGCACTAGTGTTGAAGAAATTATGATTACTTCAGTTGTCACTATTTCTCCTGATGACACTCTTGAAACTGCTATTAAAGTTATGAAAGAGGGTACTTCATCTTCAGGTATTCTAAATCAACTTCCTGTTGTTGATGGGGAAGAATTAGTTGGAATTATTTCTGATGGAGATATTATTCAGGAAATATTTTAATATTTCATTATTTTTTACTTTTTTTTTAAAATTTAAGTTTTTTTAGGCAGTTACTGTAAAAATTTATTTTTTCTAGAATAAGTTTTATAATTATTTTTTTTAAGTTTTAACTGGTTAACTGTCAATTTTTCACTAACATTTATATAATATTAAAATCAAATATA is a genomic window containing:
- a CDS encoding CBS domain-containing protein, whose translation is MLNKKVKDIMTTEIITTTSDIDVVNAFEKLMEYKISSLPVVEDGKLIGIITATDVGHNLILDKYELGTSVEEIMITSVVTISPDDTLETAIKVMKEGTSSSGILNQLPVVDGEELVGIISDGDIIQEIF